A genomic window from Engystomops pustulosus unplaced genomic scaffold, aEngPut4.maternal MAT_SCAFFOLD_301, whole genome shotgun sequence includes:
- the LOC140110528 gene encoding C-type lectin domain family 12 member A-like, with protein MGEEVTYADLRFHDSGHVSTNNTVEKNPEVASSEQSHHHCRCLKKIHVIIGILICALLLALLAMTILLLQATRTQNDYRGRIQSISQTLANVRNDLCMTSEGQQNEPCLLCPMNWILLKKKCYYMPDKMLSWQESQKFCSAQNSSLAMLKTGEEVELIDYNFRRWTTSSLWIGLSCSLKSNGRWLDNTLYYPYYVCRDMMCAAVYYNSLLWKTCSLTLKFVCQRSPVNVPEID; from the exons ATGGGTGAAGAGGTAACATATGCTGACCTCAGGTTTCATGATTCGGGCCATGTGTCTACTAACAATACGGTGGAAAAAAATCCAGAAG TTGCTTCTTCAGAACAAAGTCATCATCACTGCAGATGTCTTAAGAAAATCCACGTAATAATAGGGATACTGATCTGCGCTCTTCTTCTTGCATTGTTAGCAATGACTATTTTAT TATTACAGGCAACGAGAACGCAAAATGATTACCGTGGGAGAATCCAAAGTATCTCTCAAACACTGGCAAATGTGAGGAATGACCTGTGCATGACAAGTGAGGGGCAACAGAATG AACCCTGTCTACTTTGTCCAATGAACTGGATTCTTCTAAAGAAGAAATGTTACTATATGCCGGATAAAATGCTATCATGGCAGGAATCACAGAAGTTTTGCTCAGCTCAAAATTCCAGTCTTGCAATGCTAAAAACAGGAGAGGAAGTG GAATTAATAGATTACAATTTCCGGCGGTGGACTACATCCAGTTTATGGATAGGACTTTCTTGTTCTTTAAAGTCGAATGGAAGATGGCTTGATAACACACTATATTA TCCATATTACGTGTGCAGGGACATGATGTGTGCCGCAGTTTACTACAATTCACTTTTATGGAAAACTTGCAGTTTAACGTTGAAATTCGTCTGTCAAAGATCCCCGGTGAATGTCCCTGAAATTGATTAA